The genomic window GCAGAAAAATCATAAATTGGTGGGTTTATCATAAGAACTTTCATTTTATCTCGTACCAATTAGCACATTGATAGGTTAAAAAAATGGAAATAACTTAAAAATTTCTTCTTTTTCTATTTGTTTTCCATATTCAGATATTTCAAATGCCTCAGCATATTTTATTACTTTCCCTTTTTCTCCATATAACTCAACAAGTTTCTCTCTATATTTATTTGCAATTTCTTTGTAAAGAGAAAATCTTGTATTAAAAAGATATTTTTTTCTATCTTTTTCATTTTTGGGAATTTCATCTAATTTCCCTTCATTAAATGGAAGCCACTCATACATTTGAGAAGTATGACAATGGAGCATTTCCAATTTTTTATCAATAACATCATCTATTCCAATAACAATATCTGCCTGAAATAAAAGGGGTTTTTTAAAACCATCATATGAATAACAAATTACTGGCTGTTCCTTTAAATATTCAGTCAGTGGCAACATATTTGGAACTGTTAATATATAAGAAGCATCCTGAACTAATTGTGAAGTATATCTATGGTCTGGATGATAATCATAAGGTCTATGAGTAATTATTAAATCAGGAATAAAATCTCTGATAATTTTAATTATTACCTTTCTTTTTTCAACTATTGGTTCAAGTTCACCAGTGTGCCAGTCAAGAATTTGATATTCATATAATTTTGCAACTTTTGCAGAATTCTGTGCTTCTTCATATCTTCTTCTTATTAGTTCTATTCCACCAATTTTATAATGTCCTGTTCCACCATTTGTTGTTGACACAAATTTTACAATATGACCTTTTTGTGTATATTTCAAAGCCAGTCCACCACAATTAATGTCAGAATCATCTGGATGTGCCATTATTACCAAAATTCTTAATTTTTTTTCCATCCTCTTTTCTTCTCCTTTTTTCAATCTGGAAAAAATAATTTATTTTTTTAGAAATTAAATCAAAGTAAAACTACTTCTCTTTCACCTTCCTTAACTTCTCCAATAACAAAAGAGGAAAATTTATATTTTTTAATTATATTTAAAGCATTATCAACATTGTCAGGTGAAACAACTAATATAAGTCCAATTCCCATATTGAAAACATCAAACATCTCACTTTCAGAAATTTTTCCTTCTTTTTTTATAATATCAAAAATAGGAGGAACTTCCCATTTGTTTTTATTTATAACACATTTTAAATTATCTCTTATCAATCTTACCAAATTTCCCTTTATCCCTCCTCCTGTAATATGAGCAACACCTTTTATCATCTTGTTATCTGCAAGTTTTGTCAAAAGTGGTGAATAAATATATGTTGGCTTTAAAAGTTCGTCTCCTAATTTCTTCCCAATT from bacterium includes these protein-coding regions:
- a CDS encoding PIG-L family deacetylase, with amino-acid sequence MEKKLRILVIMAHPDDSDINCGGLALKYTQKGHIVKFVSTTNGGTGHYKIGGIELIRRRYEEAQNSAKVAKLYEYQILDWHTGELEPIVEKRKVIIKIIRDFIPDLIITHRPYDYHPDHRYTSQLVQDASYILTVPNMLPLTEYLKEQPVICYSYDGFKKPLLFQADIVIGIDDVIDKKLEMLHCHTSQMYEWLPFNEGKLDEIPKNEKDRKKYLFNTRFSLYKEIANKYREKLVELYGEKGKVIKYAEAFEISEYGKQIEKEEIFKLFPFF